One window of Phycisphaeraceae bacterium genomic DNA carries:
- a CDS encoding NUDIX domain-containing protein produces MSHKYAQQIEIIARGLIQSGSKILLCKSIDRNYMYLPGGHVEFCEPAQIALEREMREETGLSVTAGPLLLTHEHTFTDQKGRAHHEINLVFHVEHTLSSDCPVPSSEADIAFEWIEVASIVDLDIRPVGVRAFIAAGVDTDVFLSECTL; encoded by the coding sequence ATGTCACACAAGTACGCACAACAAATCGAGATCATCGCTCGCGGTTTGATCCAATCGGGATCAAAGATCCTGCTCTGTAAAAGCATTGATCGCAACTACATGTACCTTCCGGGTGGCCATGTCGAGTTCTGCGAACCTGCCCAGATTGCTCTCGAACGAGAGATGCGAGAGGAAACAGGATTATCAGTAACCGCAGGCCCCCTCCTCCTTACCCACGAGCACACGTTTACTGACCAGAAAGGTCGAGCACATCACGAGATCAATCTTGTGTTCCACGTGGAACACACCTTGTCATCTGACTGTCCCGTACCCAGCTCCGAAGCGGATATCGCATTTGAATGGATAGAAGTAGCCAGCATTGTCGATCTCGACATCCGGCCAGTGGGGGTCCGGGCGTTCATCGCTGCCGGCGTTGACACCGATGTGTTCCTATCTGAATGCACACTCTAG
- a CDS encoding ParB/RepB/Spo0J family partition protein: MAHRRNAKPTRLGKGLRNMIDIPVRVDVPNEIELRSNNIVENKPVDRVSASPFVVPSHTPEPPFVVVVNQPEDESSESSAAASDTAFQQAHESEIHEDGAVVAEAVDDSNTLHAPIANAGKQPTDAIQLDKSYNTTLNDDADRIEMINVEVIAPSPYQPRRKMDEAGLVGLAASIRRSGMMQPVLVRPIANENGGAAYELVAGERRWRAAVRAGLLRVPALVRHLSNEEAAEQSLVENVQREDLPPMDRAWALRRMAEQFGLTQTELADRVGLERSSVANLQRLTELEPELQEHIDAGSLSTGHGKALLSCEPGKRRIELGKQAAEAGWSVRKLEQMVKSSTSQVSTRSPATTPVRPAVHQEIEKKLAEHLGTRVRLRTDKAGKRGTLTMDFYDLDHFEGLMQRLGFDTNKL; the protein is encoded by the coding sequence ATGGCACACCGTCGCAATGCGAAACCAACCAGACTCGGCAAGGGGTTGCGCAACATGATCGATATCCCGGTACGTGTCGATGTGCCGAATGAGATCGAATTAAGGTCTAATAACATCGTCGAAAACAAACCTGTTGATCGAGTTTCGGCATCCCCCTTTGTTGTGCCTTCACACACTCCCGAACCTCCCTTTGTTGTTGTTGTGAATCAGCCCGAAGATGAAAGCAGCGAGTCTTCTGCAGCAGCTTCTGATACCGCTTTTCAGCAGGCACATGAGTCTGAGATCCACGAAGATGGAGCTGTTGTTGCTGAAGCGGTGGACGATTCAAACACGCTTCATGCTCCAATCGCGAATGCTGGGAAACAACCGACCGACGCTATTCAACTTGATAAGTCCTATAATACGACTTTGAACGATGACGCTGATCGTATTGAGATGATCAATGTTGAGGTGATTGCGCCAAGTCCGTACCAGCCGCGACGAAAGATGGACGAGGCTGGGCTCGTTGGGCTTGCTGCTTCGATTCGTCGGAGTGGGATGATGCAGCCTGTGCTTGTTCGGCCGATTGCGAACGAGAATGGTGGGGCAGCCTACGAACTGGTCGCTGGTGAACGACGCTGGCGTGCAGCTGTGCGTGCTGGATTGCTGCGAGTGCCTGCTCTGGTTCGCCATCTGAGCAATGAAGAGGCAGCTGAACAGTCGCTCGTTGAGAATGTGCAGCGTGAGGATCTTCCTCCAATGGATCGTGCGTGGGCGCTCCGTCGGATGGCGGAACAGTTTGGTTTGACGCAGACAGAGCTTGCAGATCGTGTCGGGCTTGAGCGTTCAAGTGTTGCGAACCTCCAACGGCTGACCGAACTCGAACCGGAACTGCAGGAGCATATTGACGCAGGCTCACTGTCCACCGGTCATGGCAAGGCGCTTTTATCCTGTGAGCCAGGCAAGCGCCGTATTGAGCTTGGCAAGCAGGCGGCAGAAGCTGGTTGGAGTGTTCGCAAGCTTGAGCAGATGGTGAAATCCTCGACATCGCAGGTCTCGACGCGGTCACCAGCGACCACCCCTGTGCGCCCCGCTGTGCATCAGGAGATTGAAAAGAAACTGGCTGAACATCTTGGAACTCGTGTGCGCCTGCGAACCGACAAGGCTGGAAAGCGGGGAACCCTGACAATGGATTTTTATGACCTGGATCACTTTGAAGGGTTGATGCAACGGCTCGGGTTTGACACGAACAAGCTGTAA
- a CDS encoding thioredoxin family protein: MRHILPSLVAPLMLCSGAFAQPAEYGESKTPPVGPPWVRDFATAQQMAADQGKPIFVYSTKTYCPHCVVMEKNLLVNPDLASSYDDVIWMYVYQDFSHDEADRKNERVAIRFGITSWPQHFLVDPYTMNVIGDTGRELNTFRTGVASAEPKVTQQAELTTQKLIEIDTIAASLEGDDVKIDRAAEYLKHPDVVVRYRAVQRVAKDDPARVVAAAAEILDTPHDQLRFLVCGLLAEHGDGSVREKLESLLTTPDGSKNPNVLRINAVKALARCGDARSIDVIAPFATSGEGRNSLTKASIDAIVSIAEHHADAVEHAKDTLVRAFPTVPADVPETELRFYRSVAVNAHAALQKLTGEAHEFPTEYDNAAREILIKAWSE; the protein is encoded by the coding sequence ATGCGCCACATCCTGCCATCGCTTGTTGCTCCACTCATGCTCTGCTCCGGGGCGTTCGCCCAACCTGCAGAATACGGCGAGAGCAAGACGCCGCCCGTGGGACCGCCGTGGGTGCGCGACTTTGCAACCGCCCAGCAGATGGCGGCCGACCAAGGCAAACCCATCTTTGTGTACTCGACAAAGACCTACTGCCCGCATTGCGTTGTGATGGAGAAGAACCTGCTCGTGAATCCCGATCTTGCATCGTCCTACGACGATGTGATATGGATGTACGTGTACCAGGATTTTTCTCACGACGAGGCCGACCGCAAGAACGAGCGCGTCGCAATCCGCTTCGGGATCACGTCCTGGCCCCAGCATTTTCTCGTTGATCCTTACACCATGAACGTCATCGGTGACACAGGACGCGAGCTCAACACATTCCGTACAGGCGTTGCATCAGCAGAGCCGAAAGTCACACAGCAGGCCGAACTAACAACGCAGAAACTCATCGAGATTGATACCATCGCTGCATCGCTTGAAGGTGACGACGTCAAAATCGATCGTGCAGCGGAGTATTTGAAGCACCCCGATGTTGTTGTGCGCTATCGCGCAGTCCAGCGCGTCGCAAAGGACGATCCCGCGCGCGTGGTCGCAGCTGCTGCAGAGATTCTCGATACGCCGCACGATCAACTCCGCTTCCTTGTCTGCGGCTTACTCGCTGAGCATGGCGACGGAAGTGTTCGTGAAAAGCTGGAATCACTCCTCACAACGCCCGACGGCTCAAAGAATCCGAACGTGCTGCGCATCAACGCAGTCAAGGCACTCGCGCGGTGCGGCGATGCTCGCTCAATAGACGTGATCGCGCCGTTTGCAACATCGGGCGAGGGCCGCAACAGTCTGACCAAAGCATCCATCGATGCCATCGTGTCAATTGCCGAGCATCATGCTGACGCGGTAGAACATGCGAAGGACACACTCGTTCGCGCATTTCCTACCGTCCCCGCGGATGTGCCCGAGACCGAACTTCGGTTCTATCGATCGGTTGCTGTCAACGCACACGCAGCGCTCCAGAAGCTCACAGGCGAGGCGCACGAGTTTCCAACAGAGTACGACAACGCCGCACGCGAGATACTCATCAAAGCGTGGAGCGAATAG